The Arachis duranensis cultivar V14167 chromosome 9, aradu.V14167.gnm2.J7QH, whole genome shotgun sequence genomic sequence TGATGAAGCTtttattttatgtgaaattttgcaatggttaaaaataaagaagaaggcATCAGCAATTATCAAATTGGATTTACAAAAGCCTATGATAGAGTTAAGTGAAATTTTGTTGATATTGTGTTGGAAAAGATAGGGTTCGGTAATAAATGAAGAGCATGGATTAAGAAGTGTATTAGGTTGGCATCAATCTCTATTCTAGTTAATGATTTACCATCAAAACCTTTCAAGATGGAGAGACGACTTCGTCAAGACTATTTATTGTTACTATTTTTGCTCGTTCATGTGATAGATATGTTGAACACGATGATTAAGGAGGTGGTAAGAAACATGCGAATATCTCCACTCTTAATTAGTAGAGATAATATATAGTTATCATATCTACAATTTATTGATGACACCATATTATTCTGTTCATTGGAGGAGACagtcaaaaattataaaagactTCTGAGGTATTTTGAAATAATGTTCGGATTTAGTATAAATTTTGAGAAGTCCAACTTGATACCAATTAATTGCAGTCAGGAGTAGATGGATGTGTTGACTACTAGGGTGTCAGGTGATAGCTCTACCGGTGAAATACCTTGGTATTAACTTTGGAGCAAATTCGAGGCtagtaaaaactcaaaaattggTGGTAGTAAATAAAATGAAGGAGAAACTTAATTTGTGGAAAGTAAAGATCCTTATTAAAGTTGAAAGGTTGATTCTCGTTAAGTCAGTCATCAACAGTTTACATATTTCTTATCTGAGTCTGTATAAGATGTTAAATACAGTTGCGTGAAGAATACTTTTATtgtagaaaagatttttttagagGAAAAAAATTAGACGACCTGACTTGGCTCTTGTAAAGTGGGAGATAATATAATACaggcacaaaaaaaattaggaggGTTGGGAGTGAAAAATGTGATTGTTCGTAATATTGATTTGCTGTTTAAATGGTGATGGAGATTCTCAAAAGAGGATTGTCTTTTATAAAAGAAGATTGTGTGCTCATGCAATAACTTAAACCCTAATCACTTGTTGTCAACTCAAACATTACCAATAAAAGAGGGTTTATGGAGAGACATATATCAACTACAAATAAAGGAGTAACATGTCAGAGAGAAGATGATTCATCGTCTTGCTACAGGGGGAGGGAATGGTAGATCAACCAAATTTTGGGAGGATACATGGTTCGAAGTAAGAAAGTTGAACTGTTGAAGGACTTCTTTTCGAGACTCTTCTTGATTTTAAACTATTAAAAAAGGATTTGTAATTGAAGATTGTGGGTTTCGGAATGTGATAGAGTAGATTTGGAATTTTCAACGAAGGAGAAAActctaacaatggaagataaaatttttgaatcaactACTTGATGTCTTGCAATTTGttaaattgataataaaaatacaagatAGAGTGGTatgaaaatttgacaaaaaaatatttattctactattttatttatacaGGTTTTATAAAAAGAGACTTTAACAAATGATATATTTAGCTACAGATTCATAAATGAAATTTAGAAAGGATTAATTTCGTCTAGAGTTGAGTTGTTTACCTCTTTTGTACTGATAGGTCATGTCAATACTAAAGATCGAATAAATTGAGTATCATTGAACAGAATAATAATGTATGCATTATGTGTAATAAGGATGTTAAATTATACaatacttatttattatttatgagtATTTTTAGCAAATATGGTATGTATGGATCACTATATTGGATGTTAGATGTGTCTAGACTATTTTAGAtaccattaaaaaatattttaagagttaGAGAATTAtgccattaaaaaaaattgtgcaaaaaatagttaattaatttttttcgattatataaaatatcaatcatattatttattttgtagaaTAAGATAACAAATACGATAGATTGTgttactaaattattttattattttaaaaaataatgtgatAGTTAATTcatgttattaatttttgttcatGTTTATCCTTTATTTGGTGTATATTCTACTTATagtgttgaattttttttattaattttactttgtaagcattaatataagaaaaatttttagaagatggtatttttattaaaatttagtcaatacttaataaaaaataatgaataattttacactattaaaaatattaataataactaattaaaagttacaaatcataaaaattagtGACCACTCCTCTTAATATAAATGAGAAGAGAAAAGGTAATTCTGGTCCGACGGCCGGTGccatatttgtatataaatccACGTTTagataagaaggattggagcaTATGTTTTCAGTAAATTTCCTTACTAAAACCTTCTCCATATGATCATTAATTAATGATAAGGTAAGGACTAAAAGAGAGGTCAGGGATGACGTCAGAAATAGGCACATCTGGGCATGTATATCCCCACCAATCCACCATCCCTATACGTATTAATATTATGGTTCACTAGTTTTCGTTGGAAGCAGTTATCATCACAAGCACCTGAGTTTCTGAGTTCTGAAAACATGGAAACATGGTTGTTGGTGGTGGTTTCCGCATGCGTGTGTCTCCTCATCAGAGCAATAATAATAACTCTTACCAGCAGCAGTCACAAGAGCCAGGCGCGTCCTCGTCTTCCCCCGGGCCCACCACACATTCCTATCGTAACCAGTGTCGTCTGGCTCGCTAAATCATTCTCCCAAATCGAGCCCATCCTCGTCGGCCTTCGGGCCAAGTACGGGCCCGTCATCACACTCCGCATCACTACCCGGCCTGCCATCTTCGTGGCGGACCGCTCCCTGGCCCACCAGGCACTCGTCCAGAAGGGAGCCGTCTTCTCCGACCGGCCCCCTGCCCTAACCGTCTCCCGCATACTCACCTGCAACCAGCACAACATCAACTCCGCACCCTATGGCTCCACGTGGCGCTCCCTCCGCCGCAACCTCACCACTGAGATGCTGCACCCTAACCGCATCAAATCGTTCTCCTCAGTCCGTCGCTGGGTCCTCGACGTCCTCCTCAACCGCCTCAAGTCCGATTCCGAAACCACACACTCCGTCAGAGTCATCGATCATTTCCACTATGCCATGTTCTGCTTACTCGTCTTCATGTGCTTCGGCGAAAAGTTGGACGAAAAGCAAGTCAAGGACGTGGAGCGTGTTCAGCGAGCGTTGCTTCTTGCAGTTAATAGATTCAACGTCCTCAATTTCTGGCCAATAATCACTCGGATTCTCTTCCGGAATCGGTGGCAGGAGTTCTTTAGGCTTAAGGAGGAGCAGAGTGATGTCTTGATTCCGCTAATTAGGGCTAGAAAGTGTGCAACGGAACACCGCGGTGGTGGTGGCGGTGACGGTGGCAGTGATGTTGTTTCTTATGTGGATACTCTGTTGGATTTAGAGTTGCCGGAGGAGAAGCGGAAAttgaatgatgaagaattggTGACGTTGTGTTCGGAGTTCTTGAGTGCCGGTACGGACACGACGGCCACGGCGCTGCAGTGGATTATGGCGAATGTGGTGAAGTACCCGCACGTGCAGCAGAGGCTTCTAGAAGAGATTAGAGAGGTGAAGGGTGAGAGTAGAGAGGAGGTGAAAGAGGAGGAGCTGCTGAGGATGCCGTACTTGAAGGCCGTGGTGTTGGAAGGGCTGCGGCGCCATCCTCCGGGGCACTTTGTGCTGCCGCATGCTGTGACGGAGGACGTGGTGTTGAATGGTTACTTGGTGCCGAAGAAAGGCACGGTGAATTTCATGGTGGCGCAGATAGGTTGGGATCCCGAGGTGTGGGAGGATCCCATGGCATTCAAGCCGGAGAGGTTcttggagaaggagaaggattTCGATATCACGgggaacaaggaaatcaagatGATGCCATTTGGAGCTGGGAGGAGGATCTGCCCTGGCTTTAATCTAGCAATGCTCCATTTGGAGTACTTTGTGGCCAATTTGGTTTGGAATTTCGACTGGAAGGTGCCCGATGGAGAAACCGTTGATTTGTCTGAAAAGCAGGAGTTTACTATTGTCATGAAGAATCCATTGCATGCTCATATTACTCCTAGGATCTGAATGGAGGACCCTTAATAAAGGTGATACTTTTGATCACAATGATGTAGTAGTTGGTCcaaatattgtgaattttatataattcaTGTGTAAATAATGACACTGTTTCTCAGTTGTTATCAAGAAGAATCATTTTGAGCTTAATTTTGGTTTACCACTGGATAAGCTTATTTATTCTGCATCTAGCATTTCATTATGTAAGCATTTACTTGCAAGCACCTTGGCTTGAATATTTTGTCAATAGCAATGCCCTTTTCATTGATACTATCTTCATTTTCAGCTTCCTACACCCTTTTCCCAAACAAGAGTATGTGCTGCAACATTAGAAGTAATGGAATAATGGTGCAAGGACTTTCTGGCATGGATACGTTTTTATCTGTTAATATAAACATATCGTTTCTGTAATTTATGAATCATAGTGGCATGTTTAGATAGATTGACATTTTTTATGTATCAAATTGCTCGAAATGATGTTTATTTTGAAATACACGGAGAATTTCACTGTATAGAGTTGGAAATTAAAAGGGAGTTGATTGCAGCGTCTTTCATTTTTTCCTCTTAGGTAGGAATGGGGCCAACTTAACATGGTGGAAGTCGACAAACAACTTCTTCAACGACtacttaaatcaaattttttatatctgtattggataaataaattttttattataaaactaattaattccTCTTCAAAATAACGAAAGAATCAATCTATCCaacgaaaataatttttgaaaatttatagaaaataaaaatgtatt encodes the following:
- the LOC107466537 gene encoding cytochrome P450 89A2; the encoded protein is MYIPTNPPSLYVLILWFTSFRWKQLSSQAPEFLSSENMETWLLVVVSACVCLLIRAIIITLTSSSHKSQARPRLPPGPPHIPIVTSVVWLAKSFSQIEPILVGLRAKYGPVITLRITTRPAIFVADRSLAHQALVQKGAVFSDRPPALTVSRILTCNQHNINSAPYGSTWRSLRRNLTTEMLHPNRIKSFSSVRRWVLDVLLNRLKSDSETTHSVRVIDHFHYAMFCLLVFMCFGEKLDEKQVKDVERVQRALLLAVNRFNVLNFWPIITRILFRNRWQEFFRLKEEQSDVLIPLIRARKCATEHRGGGGGDGGSDVVSYVDTLLDLELPEEKRKLNDEELVTLCSEFLSAGTDTTATALQWIMANVVKYPHVQQRLLEEIREVKGESREEVKEEELLRMPYLKAVVLEGLRRHPPGHFVLPHAVTEDVVLNGYLVPKKGTVNFMVAQIGWDPEVWEDPMAFKPERFLEKEKDFDITGNKEIKMMPFGAGRRICPGFNLAMLHLEYFVANLVWNFDWKVPDGETVDLSEKQEFTIVMKNPLHAHITPRI